A window from Kwoniella newhampshirensis strain CBS 13917 chromosome 3, whole genome shotgun sequence encodes these proteins:
- a CDS encoding myosin-1: protein MAPSKKAGKKGGVGGLLSGGGGGGAKTQKVQKADWSEGFKKKKAAGVPDMTLLSTITNDAINDNLKQRFFNQEIYTYIAHVLISVNPFRDLGIYTTDTLNSYRGKNRLEIAPHVFAIAEAAYYRMTTEKENQCVIISGESGAGKTEAAKRIMQYIAAVSGGEGGGGGIESVKEMVLATNPLLESFGCAKTLRNDNSSRHGKYLEIMFNGMGQPVGAQITNYLLEKGRVVGQIEDERDFHIFYQFTKGASPEQKDAFGLQGPEAYAYISRSGCLDVKSINDVNDFHETLRAMQIIGLSTDEQNSIFRILAIILWLGNVDFVEGEDGNAAVADTSVTDFAAYLMEVDPAKLQKVLLLRIMETTRGGRRGSVYEVPLNVAQASSGRDALAKALYNNLFEWIVSRVNVSMKPQSASEYVIGVLDIYGFEIFQDNSFEQLCINYVNEKLQQIFIELTLKAEQEEYVREQIKWTPIKSNPNFESRGNKFLIKHYAGDVLYNVQGMTDKNKDQLLRDILELIESSKDDFLHTLFPEKVDHDSKRRPPTAGDKIKVSRSRQQLANDQLSANLLVDNLMKCQPHYIRTIKPNQHRSPTEYDDKAILHQIKYLGLQENIRVRRAGFAYRAEFSKMIQRFYLLSPSTSYAGDYIWEGDDRSGCERILSDAKIAKDEWQMGVTKAFIKNPETLFYLEGERDRYWHTMASRIQRAWRAHVRRKHEAATKIQRFWRNQKESLVYARKRDYGHEVLAGRKERRRFSLLGMRKFMGDYLDVGGSSAQGELLRNAAAIGPAETVHFSSRAELLVSKLGRSSKLSPRFLIITDKAVYFVVSTSKDGRVTTSMERKLPLVTIRAIAMTNLRDDFVALNVPPCEEGDPVFTCVFKTEMMCVLLTLTGGSIAVNIGPSIDYAKKKEKRAAIKAQKDEAVRGEATYKSHTISVGSGEPANSVSNPMPPRMPKKKAAPRAASSHRPTARPATKVLPGATKPSAPAAVASITSAAAAPRAPVLSGAGAARAPPAIPGRGAPPPPPPPPPSSGPPKELYKTLYNFAGQPGEMQLVKGETVEVKEKDDNGWWMVVKNGQEGWAPSNYLKFIDSAPPPPPPPPPAARRAPPAAPGPGSNGGAVHTNGSAAPSWQAKSLASSAAASAGSSPASSRPNSVIGKAAPPAIKAKPAIPAKPSVGAKPPALGAKVAPVGSGGGGRPPVPAAAKIQPKTGTRPGTIAKPETPAGQTDLSAIFARRAAMGPPRDD from the exons ATCTCGGTATCTATACCACCGACACGCTCAACTCATATCGAGGGAAGAACCGACTCGAGATCGCACCTCACGTCTTCGCTATCGCTGAAGCAGCGTATTACCGGATGACCACCGAGAAGGAAAATCAATGTGTGATCATCTCGGGAGAGTCAGGTGCCGGAAAGACGGAAgcagcgaagaggatcatGCAGTACATTGCGGCTGTttcaggaggagaaggaggtggaggtgggatAGAGAGTGTCAAAGAGATGGTGTTGGCGACCAATCCCTTGCTGGAGAGTTTTGGTTGTGCGAAGACTCTGAGAAACGACAATTCCAGTAGACAT GGCAAATATCTCGAAATCATGTTCAATGGAATGGGCCAACCAGTTGGTGCACAAATCACAAACTATCTTCTGGAGAAG GGTCGTGTCGTAGGACAGATtgaagacgagagagacTTTCATATCTTCTATCAATTCACAAAGGGCGCCAGTCCGGAGCAGAAGG ATGCCTTCGGCTTACAAGGGCCTGAAGCCTACGCGTACATCAGTCGAAGCGGTTGTCTGGACGTGAAAAGCATAAACGATGTTAACGATTTCCACGAAACCTTG CGTGCTATGCAAATCATTGGTCTCTCCACCGACGAACAAAACTCGATCTTCCGAATTCTCGCAATCATCCTCTGGCTCGGTAACGTCGATTTCGTGGAAGGCGAGGATGGCAATGCTGCCGTGGCGGATACTAGTGTCACAGATTTCGCTGCGTACCTAATGGAAGTTGACCCGGCAAAACTACAAAAGGTGTTGCTACTGAGAATCATGGAGACCacaagaggtggaagaagaggaagtgtgTACGAAGTGCCACTCAATGTGGCTCAAGCGTcatctggaagagatgCCTTGGCGAAAGCTTT GTACAACAACCTCTTCGAGTGGATTGTCAGCCGTGTCAACGTATCTATGAAACCGCAATCAGCTTCGGAATATGTCATTGGTGTTTTAGATATCTA CGGATTCGAAATCTTCCAA GATAACAGTTTCGAACAGCTCTGCATCAACTATGTCAACGAAAAGCTGCAACAAATATTCATTGAGCTGACCTTGAAGgcagaacaagaagaatATGTTCGAGAGCAAATCAAATGGACACCAATCAAAT CCAATCCTAATTTCGAGTCGAGAGGTAACAAGTTCTTGATCAAGCACTATGCCGGAGATGTGCTCTACAACGTCCAGGGTATGACAGACAAGAACAAGGACCAACTTCTCAGAGATATTCTGGAGTTGATTGAGAGTAGCAAGGATGACTTTTTGCACACTCTGTTCccggagaaggtggatcATGACTCTAAAAGAAGGCCACCAACAGCTGGAGACAAGATCAAGGTAAGTAGATCGAGACAACAATTAGCTAACGATCAGCTTTCCGCCAACTTGCTTGTGGATAATTTGATGAA ATGTCAACCACATTACATCCGTACTATCAAGCCTAACCAACACCGATCCCCGACTGAGTACGATGACAAGGCGATCCTACATCAAATCAAGTACCTGGGGCTGCAAGAGAACATCAGGGTGCGAAGAGCAGGGTTTGCATATCGTGCAGAGTTCTCAAAGATGATTCAGAG ATTTTACCTTCTGTCCCCTTCCACGTCCTACGCTGGTGACTATATctgggagggagatgatcgatcggGTTGCGAGAGGATTTTGTCGGATGCAAAGATCGCGAAGGACGAGTGGCAAATGGGTGTAACAAAGGCATTCATCAAGAACCCGGAGACA TTGTTCTATCTCGAAGGCGAACGAGATCGATATTGGCACACCATGGCATCGCGTATCCAGCGAGCTTGGCGAGCGCACGTCAGACGCAAGCATGAGGCTGCGACGAAGATCCAACGCTTCTGGCGTAACCAGAAAGAGTCGCTTGTTTACGCTAGGAAGCGAGATTATGGTCACGAGGTGTTGGCCGGCAGGAAAGAAAGGCGAAGATTTAGTTTACTCGGCATGCGGAAGTTCATGGGTGACTACCTGGATGTGGGCGGTAGTAGTGCCCAGGGAGAACTACTGAGGAATGCCGCTGCTATCGGTC CTGCCGAGACCGTGCACTTCAGCTCTAGAGCGGAATTGCTGGTATCAAAACTTGGTAGATCCAGTAAATTGAGTCCTCGATTCCTCATCATT ACCGACAAAGCAGTGTATTTCGTGgtctccacctcgaagGATGGCCGAGTGACTACCAGTATGGAGAGAAAGCTTCCGCTGGTGACTATTCGAGCCATCGCCATGACAAATCTTCGAGACGACTTTGTG GCGTTGAATGTTCCGCCTTGCGAAGAGGGCGACCCCGTATTCACTTGTGTCTTCAAGACGGAGATGATGTGCGTCCTTCTCACTCTGACCGGAGGAAGCATAGCTGTCAACATTGGGCCATC AATCGATTatgccaagaagaaggaaaaaCGAGCAGCGATCAAAGCGCagaaggacgaggcggTCAGAGGCGAAGCTACTTACAAATCACATACTATCAGCGTGGGTTCCGGAGAGCCTGCGAACAGTG TATCAAATCCAATGCCACCGCGAATgccaaagaagaaggccgcACCCAGAGCAGCGTCATCC CATCGGCCCACCGCTCGTCCTGCAACGAAAGTGTTGCCCGGTGCGACCAAGccttctgctcctgctgCCGTTGCATCCATTACGTCTGCCGCTGCCGCTCCTAGAGCGCCCGTGCTAAGTGGCGCAGGTGCTGCACGGGCACCTCCTGCTATCCCTGGTAGAGGCgctccaccaccacccccaccacctccccctTCAAGCGGACCCCCGAAGGAACTGTATAAGACTTTATACAATTTCGCAGGTCAACCAGGCGAAATGCAACTGGTGAAGGGTGAAACAGTGGAGGTtaaggagaaggatgacaaCG GCTGGTGGATGGTTGTCAAAAAtggccaagaaggatgggcTCCATCTAACTA TCTCAAATTCATCGActccgctcctcctcctcctccgccgcCACCTCCAGCCGCTCGTCGCGCGCCTCCCGCAGCACCTGGGCCCGGAAGCAATGGCGGTGCTGTGCATACGAATGGATCAGCAGCCCCATCATGGCAGGCCAAGTCTCTCGCATCGTCAGCCGCTGCGTCAGCCGGCTCTTCGCCTGCATCATCACGACCCAATTCGGTCATCGGTAAAGCTGCACCACCAGCTATCAAAGCGAAACCTGCCATACCTGCCAAACCTTCAGTAGGAGCGAAACCACCTGCCTTGGGTGCAAAGGTTGCACCTGTCGGCAGCGGAGGCGGAGGCAGACCACCTGTGCCGGCAGCAGCGAAAATTCAGCCGAAAACAGGGACAAGACCGGGGACTATTGCCAAGCCTGAGACGCCCGCGGGTCAGACGGATTTGTCTGCAAT TTTCGCAAGGCGGGCGGCTATGGGTCCACCTCGAGATGATTAG
- a CDS encoding mitochondrial 54S ribosomal protein mL40, with product MSIRNSLRPLASSARAASRRGYAAKPAATNPNLVQPSDSRSDLLRSTLYPADSYAPTSSSPTGSYHPDHLARLQAVIPSAEAYETIERAWLLYQRELRTGRQNALNAKYKAMVEACDELEKITNPANGGAESRDGKGGQYHRHVYEWATADVRQAERRGEQTRGKKTVEQRWKETRVDGLVPRESWVPVESRGKGWDYGWTRPGHGQ from the coding sequence ATGTCCATACGCAACTCCCTCCGGCCactcgcttcttcagctcGAGCTGCATCTCGTCGAGGTTACGCCGCCAAACCCGCGGCGACCAACCCCAATCTGGTCCAACCGTCCGACTCACGATCAGATCTCCTCCGATCGACCCTCTACCCTGCCGACTCGTACGCtcccacatcctcctcacctaCAGGCTCCTACCATCCGGACCATCTCGCACGCTTACAAGCGGTGATACCGTCCGCCGAAGCGTACGAGACGATCGAACGTGCTTGGCTATTGTATCAACGTGAACTGCGGACCGGTCGACAAAACGCTTTGAACGCGAAATACAAGGCTATGGTAGAGGCTTGTGATGAATTGGAAAAGATCACGAACCCCGCCAATGGAGGCGCGGAGAGCAGAGACGGCAAAGGGGGCCAATATCACAGACATGTGTATGAGTGGGCGACGGCAGATGTGAGACAggcggagagaagaggcgaACAAACGcgagggaagaagacggtggaacagaggtggaaagagacgagagtGGACGGGTTGGTGCCGAGAGAAAGCTGGGTGCCGGTCGAGAGCAGAGGTAAAGGATGGGATTATGGATGGACAAGACCAGGTCATGGACAGTAG